In one window of Bifidobacterium sp. WK041_4_12 DNA:
- a CDS encoding PspC domain-containing protein, with translation MHVTPESPLDASSSSPHVAEPRDGNTALLPARYPLLRPKQGRLISGVCRGVALHLGMRTWVVRLIALALIPFFGAGFVAYVLLTISVRAGDPLRQNSIDDAVQNQPLAKGNAPQQPSSKRSIESNEGLLRILERTSLPRIILGSGVLLLSFGLLLGVGGLPVNVIVPVLLTACGMGISWLHIDDAGSSADDRDGSVTNDSSLLTRLIISIGLIVAALVIYAFSTYSFMQSAQLVFVAVLLLTGVGVAIVPWANSMVEKLSAEHALKEREEERADMTAHLHDGVLQTLALIQLHATEPSVVSTLAHSQEESLREWLYHHRTPAERSVSTGIRNIAAEIELEQGKTIDVVAVSDAQPSECSEALLDATRQALLNAAMHGAEPISVYSEAHDNVMEVFVRDHGDGFDMHEIPHDRLGIRESIVGRMERKGGSVDIVSRPGWGTEVRMRMPLEATNEAVNEAQNGSTGGNDGNSKGTGTHEANREGGNSN, from the coding sequence ATGCATGTCACACCGGAATCACCACTGGACGCTTCATCATCTTCACCTCACGTTGCTGAGCCAAGAGACGGCAACACAGCTCTCCTGCCTGCTCGATATCCACTGCTGAGACCGAAGCAGGGCAGACTCATCAGCGGGGTGTGCCGTGGGGTCGCCCTGCATCTTGGTATGCGTACCTGGGTTGTTCGGCTGATTGCGCTCGCACTGATTCCCTTTTTCGGTGCAGGTTTCGTCGCCTATGTGCTGCTGACCATCAGCGTGCGTGCTGGGGACCCTCTGCGGCAGAATTCAATCGACGATGCTGTGCAAAATCAGCCACTTGCCAAAGGGAATGCACCTCAGCAGCCAAGCTCCAAGCGCAGCATAGAGTCGAATGAAGGTCTGCTGCGCATTCTGGAACGCACATCACTCCCACGTATCATTCTTGGCTCAGGAGTCTTGCTGCTGAGCTTCGGACTGCTGCTTGGCGTAGGGGGTTTGCCGGTAAACGTCATCGTTCCAGTACTTCTGACCGCATGCGGTATGGGAATTTCCTGGCTGCACATTGATGATGCGGGCAGCAGCGCCGATGATCGTGACGGCAGCGTCACCAACGACTCCTCATTGCTGACCAGACTGATCATCAGCATAGGGCTCATCGTTGCAGCTCTGGTGATCTATGCCTTCAGCACCTATTCCTTCATGCAGTCTGCACAGCTTGTGTTCGTTGCCGTGCTGCTGCTCACCGGAGTAGGCGTAGCCATCGTTCCATGGGCGAATTCCATGGTCGAGAAACTCAGTGCCGAACATGCTCTGAAGGAACGTGAGGAAGAACGAGCAGATATGACGGCACATCTACATGACGGTGTGTTGCAGACGCTTGCTCTGATTCAGCTCCATGCAACCGAACCGAGCGTTGTCTCAACGCTTGCTCACTCGCAGGAAGAGTCGTTGCGGGAATGGCTCTATCACCATAGAACGCCGGCAGAACGCTCGGTCAGTACTGGAATACGCAATATTGCCGCCGAAATCGAGCTTGAACAGGGCAAGACAATCGATGTCGTGGCAGTGTCGGACGCTCAGCCGTCTGAATGCAGCGAAGCATTGCTTGATGCGACTCGGCAGGCGCTGCTGAATGCTGCGATGCATGGCGCTGAACCGATCTCGGTGTACAGCGAAGCTCATGACAATGTCATGGAAGTTTTTGTTCGTGATCATGGCGACGGTTTCGACATGCACGAGATTCCTCACGACAGACTCGGCATTCGCGAGTCCATAGTGGGCAGAATGGAACGTAAAGGCGGTAGTGTGGATATCGTTTCCAGACCGGGCTGGGGCACGGAGGTTCGCATGAGGATGCCACTTGAAGCAACCAACGAAGCAGTCAACGAAGCACAGAACGGTTCAACTGGCGGCAATGATGGAAATTCGAAGGGCACTGGCACCCATGAAGCCAACCGAGAAGGAGGGAACAGCAATTGA
- a CDS encoding GtrA family protein — protein MTGTDNQNGACRHIILIPTLQPQSGLLDYVAQLREDDAIAQVVIVDDGSGLRYRHIFNELERAGNPVLTHEHNQGKGAALKTGMAWIKEHYPQPFTVITVDSDGQHRIEDVIAMVRESAGSLNSLILGCRDFSTPGTPWKSVLGNKFSTLLFTCLYQVKLADTQTGMRSFGSDLVPTFLSLPGNGFEYETQMLVIAAQRHVPIVSMPIATIYNDGNQGTHFHAIRDSFIIMKALMGAFVSFSLSSLLCAIVDIALAGLFFSIPLGGLGVTTYMHTFVATCLARVMSIALNFAINRTLIFKDLSSLPSSLLRYVSLSLMLIVLSASGVYALHQLFNISQVTGKIICDCMLYFLSYYVQSRWVFNNDSRAQ, from the coding sequence ATGACTGGTACTGATAATCAAAACGGCGCTTGCCGTCATATAATCCTGATACCCACATTGCAGCCCCAATCTGGACTGCTAGACTATGTGGCGCAATTGCGCGAAGATGATGCCATCGCACAGGTTGTTATTGTCGATGATGGTTCAGGGCTGAGATACCGCCACATATTCAACGAACTTGAACGCGCAGGAAACCCCGTTCTCACCCATGAGCACAATCAGGGCAAGGGTGCGGCTCTGAAAACAGGTATGGCGTGGATCAAGGAGCATTATCCCCAACCATTCACCGTTATAACGGTTGATTCTGACGGTCAGCATCGCATCGAAGATGTGATTGCGATGGTCCGAGAGTCTGCAGGCTCTCTTAATTCGCTGATTCTGGGGTGCCGTGACTTTTCAACTCCCGGCACCCCTTGGAAGTCAGTGCTGGGCAACAAGTTCTCAACCTTACTGTTCACATGTCTGTATCAGGTGAAGCTCGCCGATACCCAAACCGGCATGAGATCGTTCGGTTCGGATCTGGTCCCAACCTTCCTGTCGCTTCCCGGCAACGGGTTTGAGTATGAGACACAGATGCTTGTCATCGCGGCGCAACGACATGTGCCCATCGTTTCAATGCCCATTGCCACAATCTACAATGACGGCAATCAAGGAACCCACTTCCACGCGATACGTGACAGCTTTATCATCATGAAAGCGCTGATGGGAGCATTCGTCTCTTTCTCACTGTCGTCACTGCTCTGCGCAATTGTCGACATCGCCTTGGCAGGATTATTCTTCAGCATTCCACTGGGAGGTTTGGGCGTTACCACCTATATGCATACCTTCGTAGCGACATGTCTCGCACGGGTCATGTCAATAGCGTTGAATTTCGCAATCAACCGCACACTCATTTTCAAGGATCTTAGCTCCCTACCATCGAGTCTGCTTCGCTACGTAAGTTTGAGCCTCATGCTGATCGTCCTCTCTGCCAGCGGAGTCTACGCATTGCATCAACTGTTCAACATCAGTCAGGTCACCGGAAAAATCATCTGTGATTGTATGCTCTATTTCCTCAGCTATTATGTTCAAAGCCGTTGGGTTTTCAACAATGATTCGAGAGCGCAATGA
- the dld gene encoding D-lactate dehydrogenase — MTEPEQTPTNAHEVIEAFKKIVGSKYVLTSLRATTPYSRGYRFGGGPVFAVVRPDTLVDMWKTLQVCAANNLIVIPQASNTGLTGGSGPSPDQQYDRPVVIVSTHRINQVFLINDAREAISLAGTPLTHLTDVLAQAHREPHSVIGSTSIGASVIGGISNNSGGSQIRKGPAFTREAIYARVNEQGKVELVNHLGISLGDNAEDNPEDALDRLQHGDWEAADVTPPPEDSNETEYAKHLREIVPSPARYNANPEYLYEASGSAGNLMVFAVRTRTFPLEVNPAMFYIGTNSPHELEAIRRMMLKSDMPLPISGEYMGRSAFDMAERYGKDTFIFLKFLSPKVQTVMFAFKTWANGLFAKIPGIGPTFADTVSQAIFSIFPKQLPQRMMQYRNRFEHHLLLTVSAGQKDQCEHMLRDFFAKPEYGGDFFVCTPDEAKSANLNRFGAASAATRYAELKRRHIAGLIPIDVALRRDDEDWLEVLPKEIEDQLEVKAYYGHFFCHVMHQDYVAKQGVDTKKLHDQIQQLLEARGARLPAEHNYGRLYHLPPEMEQHFKELDPTNTFNPGLGGTSTLKNWA; from the coding sequence ATGACGGAGCCAGAACAGACACCGACGAATGCCCATGAGGTCATCGAAGCGTTCAAGAAGATAGTCGGATCGAAATACGTGCTGACATCGCTGCGCGCGACAACCCCCTATTCTCGGGGATACCGCTTCGGTGGAGGTCCGGTATTCGCCGTGGTTCGTCCAGATACCTTGGTTGACATGTGGAAAACCCTTCAGGTCTGCGCAGCAAACAATCTGATCGTCATTCCCCAGGCATCGAACACAGGACTGACCGGAGGCTCAGGACCATCGCCGGATCAGCAGTATGACCGTCCTGTCGTCATCGTCTCAACTCATCGCATCAATCAGGTGTTCCTCATCAACGATGCACGCGAAGCCATCTCACTCGCTGGAACCCCGTTGACGCATCTGACTGACGTGCTTGCACAGGCACACCGCGAACCGCACTCCGTCATCGGATCAACCTCAATCGGAGCTTCGGTCATCGGCGGCATTTCGAACAATTCAGGCGGGAGCCAGATTCGCAAAGGCCCGGCATTCACCCGAGAGGCCATATACGCTCGCGTCAATGAACAGGGCAAGGTTGAACTCGTCAACCATCTCGGCATCTCATTGGGAGACAATGCGGAAGACAATCCCGAGGACGCACTCGACCGCCTGCAGCATGGCGATTGGGAAGCAGCCGATGTCACGCCTCCCCCGGAAGATTCAAACGAAACCGAGTATGCCAAGCATCTTCGCGAGATTGTGCCTTCACCGGCTCGATATAACGCCAATCCGGAATACCTGTACGAGGCATCCGGCTCAGCGGGCAATCTGATGGTTTTCGCAGTTCGTACGCGCACATTCCCACTCGAAGTGAATCCAGCCATGTTCTACATTGGCACGAACAGTCCTCACGAACTTGAGGCGATTCGTCGCATGATGCTCAAATCCGACATGCCACTACCGATTTCCGGTGAGTACATGGGACGTTCTGCATTCGACATGGCAGAGCGATATGGCAAGGACACCTTTATATTCCTCAAATTCCTCAGCCCTAAAGTTCAGACAGTCATGTTCGCCTTCAAAACATGGGCGAATGGCTTGTTCGCCAAGATTCCTGGCATAGGTCCAACTTTTGCCGATACCGTCTCACAGGCGATTTTCAGCATTTTCCCGAAGCAACTGCCGCAGCGGATGATGCAATACCGCAACCGTTTCGAACATCACCTGCTGCTCACGGTGAGTGCCGGGCAGAAAGACCAATGCGAGCATATGCTCAGGGACTTTTTCGCCAAACCAGAGTATGGTGGCGACTTCTTCGTATGCACCCCAGACGAAGCGAAAAGTGCCAACTTGAATCGTTTCGGTGCCGCGAGCGCAGCGACCAGATACGCAGAGTTGAAGCGGCGTCATATCGCCGGTCTCATTCCTATCGACGTGGCGTTGAGACGCGACGATGAGGACTGGCTCGAAGTTCTGCCCAAGGAAATCGAGGATCAGCTCGAAGTCAAGGCATATTATGGTCATTTCTTCTGCCATGTCATGCATCAGGATTACGTGGCCAAGCAGGGCGTAGACACCAAGAAGCTACACGATCAGATTCAGCAGCTGCTCGAAGCGCGCGGTGCCAGACTGCCAGCGGAGCATAACTACGGTCGTCTCTATCATCTTCCACCGGAAATGGAGCAGCATTTCAAGGAACTTGACCCGACCAACACCTTCAACCCCGGATTAGGCGGCACCTCAACCCTGAAAAACTGGGCGTAA
- a CDS encoding PspC domain-containing protein produces MNNAQMNEPTPPSAESRFFAWIRDAGIERSDERWISGVAGGVAARLGWDVVLIRVLFVASVLCFGLGAALYGLLWFVLPDHRSNVILLEALIEGRWDWSCLGVFLCIIVAIAFPGAGLFVITLATLAVFLLMLWSKNTREHTREHNGYASHASAQGGYTQTSQSPQPSQNAQAFQNVQPPQTSQAFQSSQTFANQTGEEQRSPSAAETATASDQASAPYYQNPYQHQYQYNPHLRYLRRKPAGPIVVSAAVGLLFLSAAGMLIFSALASVNALETLRVATLWSTVSTVVLGIILVILGGLGRRSGGLTPFALLSLILTIILVFAYTSATSSEQTQNFVRISTSENTVLGSSPSQMRRYAQGVKLDGSQQLSSGLDSSHARRAPFGFITSGKATIDLSQYERDNGKHSIARADGSTVESSCPTGTIKFSLIATKATIIMPKGCAYSLNESVSTSSSSAKLGGTFWYVNNSEGVVSFDHWTTMDDDGQNATQPKDFANESLHIAVPAMMGSELSVVYAS; encoded by the coding sequence ATGAACAATGCACAGATGAATGAGCCTACACCGCCGAGTGCGGAGTCGAGGTTTTTTGCTTGGATACGAGACGCAGGCATCGAGCGTTCTGATGAACGATGGATTTCCGGCGTTGCTGGAGGCGTGGCGGCACGACTCGGATGGGATGTTGTGCTGATCCGTGTCCTCTTCGTTGCCTCTGTGCTCTGCTTCGGTTTGGGAGCGGCACTGTATGGTCTGCTGTGGTTTGTACTCCCCGATCATCGCAGCAATGTGATTCTGCTGGAAGCCCTGATTGAAGGGCGATGGGATTGGAGCTGCCTTGGCGTGTTTCTCTGCATCATCGTGGCTATAGCATTTCCGGGAGCGGGGCTGTTCGTCATAACGCTCGCCACTCTCGCAGTGTTCTTGCTGATGCTGTGGAGCAAGAACACACGCGAGCACACACGCGAGCATAACGGATATGCGTCTCATGCTTCTGCACAAGGCGGTTATACGCAGACCTCCCAAAGCCCTCAGCCATCTCAGAACGCGCAGGCATTTCAGAATGTGCAGCCACCCCAGACTTCTCAAGCATTCCAATCTTCCCAGACCTTTGCCAACCAAACGGGAGAGGAACAGCGTTCACCAAGCGCTGCAGAAACCGCAACTGCTAGTGACCAGGCCAGCGCTCCGTATTATCAGAATCCTTATCAGCATCAATATCAGTACAATCCACATCTGAGATACCTTCGCCGCAAACCAGCTGGACCTATCGTCGTGAGTGCGGCCGTCGGGCTGCTCTTTCTCTCGGCTGCAGGCATGTTGATATTCTCTGCTTTGGCAAGCGTGAATGCCCTAGAAACGTTGAGAGTCGCAACGCTGTGGTCAACCGTGAGCACGGTGGTATTGGGCATCATTCTGGTGATACTGGGTGGCTTAGGACGACGCTCCGGTGGGCTTACCCCATTTGCCCTCTTGAGCCTCATACTCACCATCATCTTGGTCTTTGCCTATACGAGTGCAACGTCAAGCGAACAGACACAGAACTTTGTGCGTATCTCGACATCTGAGAATACCGTGCTGGGCTCTTCCCCATCGCAGATGCGACGCTATGCACAGGGCGTGAAGCTCGATGGCAGTCAACAGCTATCGTCAGGTCTTGACTCTTCACACGCGCGCCGAGCACCTTTTGGATTCATAACCTCAGGCAAAGCAACGATAGATCTCAGCCAGTATGAACGCGATAACGGCAAACACTCGATTGCGAGGGCCGACGGAAGCACGGTCGAATCCTCATGCCCGACTGGGACAATCAAGTTCAGTCTCATCGCAACCAAGGCAACCATCATCATGCCGAAAGGCTGCGCGTACAGTCTCAATGAATCCGTAAGCACTTCGAGCTCATCGGCAAAGCTGGGTGGAACATTTTGGTATGTGAACAATTCTGAAGGTGTTGTGTCATTCGACCACTGGACCACCATGGACGATGATGGGCAAAATGCGACGCAACCCAAGGACTTCGCCAACGAGTCACTTCATATTGCTGTTCCTGCGATGATGGGCAGCGAGCTTTCCGTTGTCTATGCCTCATAG
- a CDS encoding PucR family transcriptional regulator ligand-binding domain-containing protein — protein sequence MTISLRGLLNQSDLHLKVVVSGHPDSVDAPISWVHSTELADPTPYLEGGELILLTGLAMNDREADEDQRQYARRLVQTGVRGIGFGVGVKHQQVPEWLVEQCERYGLPLFSVPRPTPFIAITKVVSRKLTDERQRGFTRSYHDQRQLMRAVHSLYPVSSIVSKLAEIVGGWVALINPAGTVIESSHRFLPVQISTLGDALTFSVLGEAKFMNVKGYDVAVFHIASPIGDTLGYLVAGRKGPTGSLNHTPVAAAVSLLSLAISRSTDANRVLSRLRAAMVRRCLEGRANQVRPYAHDLWDGMPAEPLRVIRLVGDMSALEAAQRLVEPFRKSLVKNLNPVVFGMVEDDAWVIVSQSNAAEWVNQLSKDSGVVLGISSGSTWSDMARARHEAYQAAAEAKTTGVAALQYGQGGAAGALENLVEPSLLRAFADLRLAPLRNVTFNLSTGPHADRIESSDSEGSGADTMTLKAIDVLRAWIDARGKMEEAARALDIHRHTMSKYVTHISRLLSADLKDPGTIAELWFACRYARPDRN from the coding sequence ATGACGATCTCGTTACGAGGTTTGCTGAATCAGTCCGATCTTCATCTGAAGGTCGTTGTCTCAGGTCACCCCGACTCCGTGGATGCGCCAATTTCCTGGGTTCATTCCACCGAACTCGCTGATCCGACACCCTATCTTGAAGGGGGTGAGCTGATACTGCTCACCGGTTTGGCAATGAACGATCGTGAAGCTGACGAAGACCAGCGGCAGTATGCCAGAAGACTCGTGCAGACCGGTGTCAGGGGCATCGGTTTCGGCGTGGGAGTCAAGCACCAGCAGGTTCCCGAATGGCTTGTCGAACAGTGCGAGCGCTATGGTCTGCCATTGTTTTCCGTTCCTAGGCCCACACCGTTCATAGCCATTACCAAAGTGGTGTCGAGAAAGCTCACGGATGAACGGCAGCGTGGCTTTACCCGCTCATATCATGACCAGCGACAGCTCATGCGCGCTGTGCACAGCCTGTATCCGGTAAGTTCCATCGTCTCCAAGCTCGCGGAAATCGTCGGAGGGTGGGTTGCCTTGATTAATCCTGCGGGAACGGTGATTGAATCCTCTCACCGATTCCTGCCCGTGCAGATCAGCACGCTGGGCGACGCACTGACCTTCAGCGTTCTTGGTGAGGCGAAGTTCATGAACGTCAAGGGATACGACGTCGCCGTATTCCATATTGCATCCCCCATAGGCGACACATTGGGGTATTTGGTCGCGGGTCGCAAAGGACCCACCGGTTCGCTGAACCACACTCCCGTCGCGGCTGCGGTTTCGTTGCTGTCATTGGCAATCAGCCGCTCAACGGATGCGAATAGAGTACTTTCGAGGCTGAGGGCGGCAATGGTGCGGCGTTGTCTGGAAGGGCGAGCGAATCAGGTACGCCCATATGCCCATGATCTGTGGGATGGCATGCCTGCAGAACCCTTGCGCGTCATACGGCTGGTCGGCGATATGAGTGCTTTGGAAGCGGCGCAGCGCCTTGTGGAACCTTTTCGAAAATCATTGGTCAAGAATCTCAATCCTGTGGTGTTCGGCATGGTCGAAGATGATGCATGGGTTATCGTCTCACAGTCGAACGCGGCCGAGTGGGTGAACCAGCTGAGCAAGGACAGCGGTGTCGTTCTTGGCATCTCGTCGGGATCGACCTGGTCCGACATGGCCAGAGCCAGACATGAGGCGTATCAGGCCGCGGCCGAAGCAAAAACAACCGGTGTGGCGGCCTTGCAATATGGTCAGGGCGGCGCGGCAGGCGCTTTGGAAAATCTGGTCGAACCCTCTCTGCTCCGTGCATTCGCCGATCTCAGGCTTGCCCCACTGCGAAACGTGACCTTTAACCTGTCGACGGGGCCGCATGCCGACCGCATTGAGAGCAGCGATAGTGAAGGCAGCGGCGCAGACACAATGACCTTGAAAGCCATCGATGTGCTGCGCGCGTGGATCGATGCACGGGGAAAGATGGAGGAGGCCGCCCGCGCATTGGACATTCACCGCCATACGATGAGCAAATATGTGACGCATATTTCCCGTCTGCTCTCCGCAGATTTGAAGGATCCTGGAACGATTGCCGAATTATGGTTCGCATGCAGATATGCCCGGCCGGACCGGAACTAG
- a CDS encoding GNAT family N-acetyltransferase has product MNWSDKTFSELTTMELFSCERLRIDTFVVEQGHEYHDLDEHDLHAHHVFLMDNARHEALAYARVFPEDDHITFGRVATAQSVRGQGYGAQLIDTVLAVCAASWPGTDIVINAQVPVIGFYEKKGFTAYGEVFSIEHTPHRRMFIKAAAHR; this is encoded by the coding sequence ATGAATTGGAGCGATAAGACGTTTAGCGAGCTTACGACGATGGAGCTGTTCTCATGTGAACGATTGCGCATCGATACCTTTGTCGTGGAGCAAGGCCATGAATATCATGACCTTGACGAGCATGATCTCCACGCTCACCACGTGTTTCTCATGGACAACGCCCGTCATGAAGCGTTGGCGTATGCGCGGGTATTTCCTGAAGACGATCACATTACCTTTGGGAGGGTGGCCACGGCGCAGTCCGTTCGAGGGCAGGGCTATGGCGCTCAGCTGATTGATACGGTGCTCGCCGTCTGCGCCGCCAGCTGGCCTGGCACGGACATCGTCATCAATGCCCAGGTTCCGGTCATTGGTTTTTATGAAAAGAAGGGTTTCACAGCCTATGGAGAAGTATTCTCCATCGAACATACTCCGCATCGCCGCATGTTCATCAAGGCTGCTGCCCATAGGTGA
- a CDS encoding glycosyltransferase family 2 protein: MKSTKLQQSSITKQNLIFALAIVLMSIYLVWRLFFTLPIHDGTLNMVVAVMLYIAEAITIFTTFDLFFQRMRADSFVIDRPSIEDQDFPDVDVFVATHNEAVSLLSKTVYACTCMDYPDKAKLHVFICDDGNRAEVAQLADELHVGYLGLADNTHAKSGNYNNALAHTHSPLVATFDADMIPRHDFLVKTIPYFLVRDYIQEQGAWRKRDADEHTSDEKPIGLVQTPQSFYNPDLFQFNLYAEKIIPNEQDFFSREINILRNTSNSVAYTGSNAILSRKALEDIGGFPLNTITEDFEVSLRMQQNGYITYATNEVLSSGLATTTVSAMIHQRTRWARGIIQSLQNTHPFRTPGLSFQGKLAYLWNFLYWWSFVNRLIFITSPILFALFNFRIVVTGLGSLILIWLPAYICYASAMRFLSGSVRNQRWSQVIDTILMPYMIFPVLLETLHIHQRSFKVTDKRNVALGARAKSNLLLAVPNIILLLFTLAALVHFVWGKYGWSLFFGSVIIFWLTYNLVSLTYSLFFMLGRPAYRRSERFTAHEQLDINLGGQIYKAYTIDISEEGMGIHSDVSLYFDESQDVALRIHTDRYESELLGRMIYAQQVDDGWRYSLVVRAKTIADQRKFFQIIYDRQHALPQQMDFWDTAYDDFVRNVMKRLQKPSTAFNRFSTMVVRDSVRFDDGTICTRASIGYRSWTVAHLQAATGMDTIPSRLSFTTESGMRIELMRTGQMHGDEETLQVANLHELASSGMVSGVIENIAATVTHPVDH, translated from the coding sequence ATGAAATCAACGAAATTACAGCAATCATCGATAACCAAGCAAAATCTCATATTCGCCCTCGCGATTGTGCTTATGAGCATCTATCTGGTTTGGCGTCTGTTCTTCACACTTCCCATTCATGACGGCACGTTGAACATGGTTGTTGCGGTGATGCTCTACATTGCTGAGGCCATAACGATTTTTACAACATTCGACCTATTCTTCCAGCGCATGAGAGCGGATAGCTTCGTGATTGACCGTCCAAGCATCGAAGACCAGGATTTTCCAGATGTGGACGTGTTCGTTGCCACGCATAACGAAGCGGTGTCGTTGCTTTCCAAAACGGTGTATGCCTGCACCTGCATGGATTATCCAGACAAAGCAAAGCTTCATGTGTTCATCTGCGATGACGGCAACCGTGCCGAAGTCGCGCAGCTGGCGGATGAGCTGCATGTCGGCTATCTGGGACTTGCCGACAACACCCACGCAAAATCAGGAAACTACAACAATGCCCTTGCCCACACCCACTCCCCGCTCGTCGCCACCTTCGATGCGGACATGATTCCACGACATGACTTTCTGGTGAAAACCATCCCCTATTTTCTCGTCAGGGACTACATTCAGGAGCAGGGAGCTTGGCGAAAAAGAGACGCCGACGAACACACTTCGGACGAGAAACCCATTGGCCTCGTGCAGACGCCACAAAGCTTCTATAACCCAGATCTGTTCCAGTTCAACCTGTACGCCGAAAAGATCATTCCAAATGAGCAGGATTTCTTCTCACGTGAAATCAATATTTTACGGAACACCTCGAATTCCGTCGCGTACACGGGAAGCAACGCGATTCTTTCCCGCAAGGCACTTGAAGATATCGGAGGATTCCCCCTCAACACCATAACCGAAGATTTTGAGGTCAGTCTTCGAATGCAGCAGAACGGCTATATTACCTATGCGACGAACGAAGTCTTATCATCAGGTTTGGCAACCACAACCGTCAGCGCGATGATTCACCAGCGCACTCGCTGGGCGCGCGGAATCATTCAAAGCTTGCAGAACACCCACCCGTTCCGAACTCCTGGTCTGTCATTCCAAGGAAAGCTTGCCTATCTGTGGAATTTCCTCTACTGGTGGTCGTTCGTTAACCGCTTGATATTCATAACCTCACCGATTCTGTTTGCATTGTTCAATTTCAGAATCGTTGTGACTGGCTTGGGATCGTTGATACTCATCTGGCTGCCCGCATATATCTGCTATGCGTCGGCAATGCGCTTCCTCTCCGGATCCGTCAGAAACCAAAGGTGGAGTCAGGTCATTGACACCATATTGATGCCATACATGATTTTCCCCGTGTTGCTCGAAACCCTGCACATTCACCAACGCAGCTTCAAGGTCACTGATAAGCGCAACGTGGCCCTAGGAGCACGTGCCAAAAGTAACCTACTACTGGCTGTCCCAAATATCATACTGCTGCTCTTCACCCTCGCTGCACTCGTTCATTTTGTCTGGGGCAAATATGGCTGGTCGCTGTTCTTCGGCTCGGTCATCATATTCTGGCTGACATACAATCTGGTTTCTCTCACATACTCGTTGTTCTTCATGCTTGGGCGCCCCGCATACCGGCGCAGCGAACGTTTCACCGCGCACGAACAGCTAGACATCAACCTGGGAGGCCAGATTTACAAGGCTTACACCATTGACATTTCTGAGGAGGGCATGGGCATCCACTCCGACGTGTCCTTGTATTTTGACGAGTCTCAGGACGTTGCGCTGAGAATTCATACCGACCGTTATGAATCCGAGCTGCTTGGCCGCATGATCTATGCGCAGCAGGTGGACGATGGCTGGCGATACTCCCTTGTGGTCAGGGCCAAAACAATTGCGGATCAGCGCAAATTCTTCCAAATCATTTATGACCGACAGCATGCACTACCTCAGCAGATGGATTTCTGGGACACCGCCTACGACGATTTTGTCAGAAACGTAATGAAGCGATTGCAAAAGCCAAGCACCGCGTTCAATCGATTTTCAACAATGGTCGTTCGCGATTCGGTACGTTTCGATGATGGAACAATCTGCACTCGCGCATCCATAGGATATCGCAGCTGGACTGTGGCCCATCTGCAAGCAGCGACAGGAATGGACACGATACCATCACGGCTTTCATTCACCACGGAATCCGGAATGAGGATTGAGCTTATGCGGACAGGACAGATGCATGGCGATGAAGAGACATTGCAGGTTGCGAACCTGCATGAGCTGGCCTCGTCAGGAATGGTGAGCGGCGTGATTGAAAATATCGCAGCAACCGTCACTCACCCTGTGGACCACTGA
- a CDS encoding LuxR C-terminal-related transcriptional regulator, with product MQTANAARIRVAVVDDHEMFRIGVISTLRPFFDIVAQAADVEGAVAMIEASKPDVVLLDVHVPGGAGGGGAEILMNSQRLSPHSVFLALSVSDSPQDVGSVIRAGAQGYVTKTVSGKDLVSAIRQVHEGYAVFSPKLAGFVLSTFQTEQGSPKGIDDDDELNSLSAREQEVMRLIARGYTYKETAAELFISVKTVETHVSKVLRKLQLSNRNELARWAADRSIV from the coding sequence GTGCAGACGGCGAATGCTGCAAGAATTCGAGTAGCGGTTGTGGACGATCACGAGATGTTCAGAATCGGCGTTATCTCAACTCTGCGCCCATTCTTCGACATCGTTGCTCAAGCTGCGGATGTGGAAGGTGCCGTGGCAATGATCGAAGCAAGCAAGCCCGATGTGGTGTTGCTTGATGTTCATGTGCCAGGTGGTGCAGGAGGTGGTGGAGCGGAAATTCTGATGAACTCCCAACGTCTTTCTCCCCATTCCGTGTTCCTTGCACTCTCGGTTTCAGATTCGCCTCAGGACGTTGGCTCGGTGATTCGCGCAGGTGCTCAAGGCTATGTGACCAAAACCGTGTCAGGGAAGGATCTGGTTTCGGCCATCCGTCAGGTCCATGAGGGTTATGCGGTCTTTTCTCCGAAGCTGGCAGGTTTCGTCCTATCAACATTCCAGACTGAGCAGGGCAGCCCGAAGGGGATTGATGACGATGACGAGCTCAACTCGCTTTCGGCCAGGGAGCAGGAGGTCATGCGTCTGATTGCGCGTGGTTATACCTATAAGGAAACCGCCGCCGAACTGTTCATATCCGTCAAAACCGTAGAAACGCACGTCTCCAAGGTGCTACGAAAGCTCCAGCTCTCCAATCGCAACGAGCTGGCTCGCTGGGCAGCAGACCGCAGCATCGTCTAG